A single region of the Theileria annulata chromosome 4, complete sequence, *** SEQUENCING IN PROGRESS *** genome encodes:
- a CDS encoding uncharacterized protein (SMART 9 transmembrane domains at aa 21-40, 73-90, 182-204, 219-238, 492-514, 524-546, 558-580, 585-607 and 628-650;~9 probable transmembrane helices predicted for TA10505 by TMHMM2.0 at aa 21-40, 73-90, 182-204, 219-238, 492-514, 524-546, 558-580, 585-607 and 628-650) encodes MTGEQPPESNYSKTPKNEDKFMFSSKFVLALVAISINMLAEQTRALSSHFIVGLNIRQENVGVYISKMKTYRVIFMFLGFITKDINAFFLRYNKANLTIQALLLLAMSRGLTFYFSTNADNIGFAFYCSSNMDAFLCGMLYNSIISFAPQQMTIIRLSSDMCSVLVTIIQTILDVIFEGQSLLIIKVQCCFSFLLTLISLFLWFYQVKFLEIEPYKSTIVLISEINAIIYSFNHFLAIIDPHIAVINRYSELFSSYKKSETKLKSLFKKLEKLLEDIKELDGKTANNGSLESELRIVIEKLSLMDEFAKKLSKLLNIDLEERQTLRSIFDLSSEDFAYEKKRFENVIITPEIEEMYNETLKFVDQIYSEFKEFESIFETIEEIVESIKKHNISNKMKIYDSKKQFKWLLKKVAEILTSKSNVPDPGEKIKADDISLKIESFFKPLDRLMDKVGKTRIDKIQKKTMISPKEPFELEKHTHGYFRLWLIMKSPIIMFLLSTFLFEFLFPHVIPYWLLNGESAIVVSLVIAPFRISGSIAVFLTDYFVANFKNWTWQYDVFWILVIPQFMTFLISIIAIHTRLWPFTILIDQILLVVIVAVIMVICNSLVESFSYMAIANYVVNNRLHSRLLVIHTILIEVIRLTFMKIGVGYSDARNRYGLIYPDFEPHREIQYQLIFWIRETIYRADRNLWRDLSTRITRYTEVFEQ; translated from the coding sequence ATGACGGGAGAACAACCACCAgaatcaaattattcaaaaaCCCCCAAAAATGAggataaatttatgttttcTTCGAAATTTGTCCTTGCACTCGTGGCAATAAGCATTAATATGTTGGCGGAGCAAACAAGAGCATTATCAAGCCATTTTATTGTTGGATTAAATATTAGACAAGAAAATGTGGGAGTTTATATTAGTAAAATGAAAACGTATAGGGTTATTTTTATGTTCCTTGGATTTATAACAAAAGACATAAACGCCTTTTTCCTTCGTTACAATAAAGCTAACCTTACTATCCAGGCATTGTTACTTCTTGCAATGTCTAGAGGACTCACATTTTACTTTTCCACGAATGCAGATAATATTGGATTCGCATTTTACTGTTCATCAAATATGGATGCTTTTTTATGTGGGATGCTTTATAATTCAATTATCTCCTTTGCTCCACAGCAGATGACAATTATCCGACTATCGAGCGATATGTGTTCTGTACTTGTTACCATAATTCAGACAATATTAGACGTGATTTTTGAAGGACAATCattgttaataattaaagttCAATGTTGCTTTTCGTTTCTTTTGACTTTAATTTCACTATTTTTATGGTTTTATCAGGTTAAATTTCTTGAAATAGAACCATATAAATCTACTATCGTGTTAATAAGTGAAATCAATGCAATCATATATAGTTTTAATCATTTCTTGGCAATTATAGACCCTCATATTGCAGTTATAAACCGTTATAGTGAACTTTTCTCATCATATAAGAAATCTGAGACAAAACTAAAATCGCTCTTTAAAAAACTAGAAAAACTGTTGGAAGATATCAAAGAATTGGATGGAAAAACCGCAAATAATGGGTCTTTAGAATCGGAACTTAGAATAGTGATTGAGAAATTAAGTTTGATGGATGAATTTGCTAAAAAACTTTCCAAGTTGCTCAATATTGATTTAGAAGAAAGACAGACTTTAAGATCAATTTTCGATCTTTCGTCTGAAGATTTTGCTTATGAAAAGAAGAGGtttgaaaatgtaataataacTCCTGAAATTGAAGAAATGTATAATGAAACACTCAAATTCGTAGATCAAATTTACTCAGAATTCAAAGAATTTGAATCTATTTTTGAAACTATTGAAGAAATAGTTGAAAGTATTAAAAAacataatattagtaataaaatgaaaatttatgattCTAAGAAACAATTTAAGTGGTTGTTAAAAAAGGTTGCTGAAATTCTAACTAGTAAATCAAATGTACCCGATCCCGgggaaaaaattaaagcCGATGATATTTCACTTAAAATAGAAAGTTTTTTTAAACCATTAGATAGATTAATGGACAAAGTCGGTAAAACTagaattgataaaattcaaaaaaAGACTATGATTAGTCCAAAAGAACCATTTGAACTAGAAAAACATACCCATGGATATTTCCGTCTTTGGTTAATTATGAAATCTCCTATTAttatgtttttattatccacatttttatttgaatttCTGTTTCCTCACGTCATTCCTTATTGGCTCTTAAATGGTGAAAGTGCTATAGTTGTAAGCCTGGTTATTGCTCCATTTAGAATTTCTGGATCAATAGCAGTGTTTTTAACTGATTATTTTGTGgccaattttaaaaattggaCATGGCAATATGATGTATTTTGGATTTTAGTTATTCCCCAATTTATGACATTTCTGATATCAATAATAGCCATTCATACCAGATTATGGCCTTTTACAATTCTCATTGATCAAATACTTTTAGTTGTAATAGTGGCCGTAATCATGGTGATTTGCAACAGCTTAGTGGAATCGTTTAGTTATATGGCAATAGCAAACTACGTAGTTAATAATAGATTACATAGTAGATTATTGGTAATTcatacaattttaattgaaGTTATTCGTTTAACATTCATGAAAATTGGTGTTGGTTATAGTGATGCAAGAAATAGATATGGATTAATATACCCTGATTTTGAACCTCATAGGGAGATCCAATATCAACTTATATTTTGGATACGAGAAACAATTTATAGAGCAGATAGAAATTTGTGGAGAGATCTCTCCACTAGAATTACTAGATACACTGAAGTATTT